The following are from one region of the Chloracidobacterium sp. genome:
- a CDS encoding protein kinase, which translates to MTPEQWEKVGEIYHKAVELEAEPREAFLDEACGSDATLRNEVESLLRADEEAGNFIAEPIVGNSATTSDSEDSEPKPGELIGHYRFERSIGSGGMGEVYLATDTRLGRKVAIKRLPAEISDDPSFLRRFRNEALAAANINHPNVATIYSVEEAGSKPFITMEYIDGQTLDRAIPFDGLPLETFSDWFAQLADALAFAHHKGVIHRDVKPGNIMIVSGRIPKILDFGLAQIDRRRFEQSDADIHITTPGQVMGTPSYMSPEQAEGKAVDHRSDIFSFGVVMYEALTGRRPFAGDSHAEIVSNLLKSDPAPLESLRPDVPDPFRRVVERCIRKPKSERYQSMREVADSLLALRSLARSGRSFESLQRRLFREARSPSARWMPFAIVLVAIVAFAGWYNFSGQRSSTIALEDLKFRRLSQSNNVAFAAISPDGRSVAYVTYEDNGDRALWLRRVTDPNAIQIVPPQQLLYWDCPIFSNDGEHIYFITAERSALHGTMYRVPTLGGQPKKIVERVNHLGNLSPDGRRVLFVRYGGPDPNRSVNTTDARLMSAGSVDGSDELEHAAVAGESVIREPRFASDGRSVFFVKRELDGGIEFWSISMLDTATGKESLIIRQKERIWEMSEVRRTKSLLMTAIDPGSNRRQLFQVTVPDGKTTRLTNDLNNYIGVSIDREGRNIVTAQRSDESRVWIGNVDDPASMSPITREPLAHQAVDWTPDGRVVFDVYENNRRSIWIADSDGKNAMQLTPSDSDNSEPRVSGDGRQIVFTSRRAGYNQIWRMNIDGSSAVLLADVEGIAQAPRFAADGKTVVFRWFNEGSPPMGQIPIDGGPVAGIDYLPKTLAYYWAMSPDGKYVAYTLSGESAESVMVAVRPLNSDAGTKLIDIWPSRIFKWTPDGNSIVYQERQRGENLPAKVFLLNPENPEPKLFVSAEPDDVLDLSFSRDGSRFAIVRMKTITDAVMLSTVGPAQN; encoded by the coding sequence GGGCGAAGTGTATCTGGCAACCGATACCCGGTTGGGCCGAAAGGTCGCGATAAAGAGACTTCCGGCTGAGATATCGGATGATCCGAGCTTCTTAAGACGTTTCCGAAACGAGGCCCTCGCGGCAGCGAACATCAATCATCCCAACGTTGCCACGATCTATTCCGTCGAAGAAGCCGGTTCCAAGCCGTTCATCACAATGGAGTACATCGACGGGCAAACGCTTGACCGCGCTATACCCTTCGATGGGCTTCCGCTAGAAACGTTTTCCGATTGGTTCGCTCAGCTCGCCGACGCCCTTGCATTTGCACATCATAAGGGCGTCATCCACCGTGATGTAAAGCCGGGAAATATAATGATCGTAAGCGGTCGGATCCCGAAGATCCTTGATTTTGGGCTTGCGCAGATCGATCGGCGGCGTTTCGAGCAGAGCGATGCCGATATACACATCACGACGCCAGGGCAAGTGATGGGGACGCCATCGTATATGTCGCCCGAACAGGCAGAAGGGAAGGCGGTCGATCACCGAAGCGACATTTTCAGTTTTGGCGTCGTGATGTACGAGGCTCTCACAGGGCGTCGGCCCTTCGCGGGCGACAGCCATGCCGAGATAGTGAGCAATCTGCTGAAATCCGATCCGGCGCCGCTAGAAAGCCTCCGCCCCGATGTCCCGGATCCATTTCGTCGAGTCGTTGAACGCTGCATCCGAAAGCCTAAGAGCGAGCGGTATCAATCAATGCGAGAGGTCGCCGATTCCCTCCTTGCACTTCGGTCTCTCGCAAGAAGCGGGCGTTCATTCGAAAGTTTACAGCGCCGCCTTTTTCGCGAAGCCCGATCACCTTCAGCGCGATGGATGCCGTTCGCCATAGTTCTTGTGGCGATCGTCGCGTTTGCAGGTTGGTATAATTTTTCCGGACAACGATCGTCGACAATCGCCTTGGAGGATCTGAAGTTTCGACGGCTTTCACAGTCGAACAATGTTGCATTTGCTGCGATCTCGCCGGACGGACGATCCGTCGCATATGTGACCTACGAAGATAACGGCGACCGTGCACTCTGGCTCAGGCGCGTTACCGATCCGAATGCTATTCAGATCGTTCCGCCGCAGCAATTGCTGTATTGGGATTGCCCGATCTTCAGCAACGACGGGGAACACATATATTTCATAACGGCAGAGCGGTCAGCTTTGCATGGAACAATGTACCGCGTCCCGACGCTAGGCGGTCAGCCGAAAAAGATCGTTGAAAGAGTGAATCACCTCGGCAATCTCTCGCCTGATGGCCGCCGCGTGTTATTTGTTCGCTATGGCGGTCCCGATCCGAACAGATCTGTCAACACGACCGACGCGCGGTTGATGTCAGCCGGTTCAGTTGACGGAAGCGACGAACTCGAACACGCTGCCGTCGCCGGCGAATCGGTGATCCGTGAGCCGAGGTTCGCTTCGGACGGTAGATCCGTTTTCTTTGTTAAGAGAGAGTTGGATGGGGGCATTGAATTTTGGTCGATTTCGATGCTCGATACAGCAACCGGCAAGGAATCGTTGATCATTCGCCAGAAGGAACGTATCTGGGAGATGTCGGAGGTCCGAAGGACGAAGAGCCTCTTGATGACGGCGATCGATCCTGGTTCAAACCGTCGGCAGCTATTCCAGGTAACGGTTCCGGACGGAAAAACCACACGCCTGACGAATGACCTGAACAACTATATCGGTGTGAGTATCGATCGCGAAGGCCGCAATATTGTTACCGCCCAGCGCTCCGATGAAAGCCGTGTCTGGATAGGCAATGTGGACGATCCGGCCTCGATGTCGCCGATCACTCGTGAACCGCTGGCACACCAGGCCGTGGACTGGACACCTGACGGCCGCGTAGTTTTTGACGTGTACGAGAACAATCGAAGGAGTATCTGGATCGCCGATTCCGATGGAAAGAACGCAATGCAGTTGACGCCGTCGGATTCGGACAACTCGGAACCGCGAGTTTCCGGAGACGGGCGGCAGATCGTATTCACGTCGCGCCGTGCCGGATATAATCAGATTTGGCGGATGAACATCGACGGCAGCAGTGCGGTTCTTCTAGCGGATGTGGAGGGCATCGCCCAGGCTCCTCGATTCGCCGCAGATGGCAAGACAGTAGTCTTCCGGTGGTTCAACGAGGGGTCGCCCCCAATGGGTCAGATCCCGATCGACGGCGGACCAGTGGCCGGGATCGACTATCTGCCGAAGACCCTTGCTTATTACTGGGCCATGTCTCCGGATGGTAAATACGTCGCTTACACATTGAGCGGTGAATCCGCTGAAAGTGTAATGGTAGCTGTCAGGCCGTTGAATTCTGACGCCGGAACCAAGTTGATCGATATATGGCCATCTCGTATTTTTAAGTGGACGCCGGATGGAAATTCGATCGTGTATCAGGAACGGCAGCGAGGTGAGAATTTACCTGCGAAGGTCTTTCTGCTGAACCCGGAAAACCCGGAACCGAAGTTGTTTGTATCTGCCGAACCGGACGACGTTTTGGATCTTTCATTCTCACGCGACGGAAGCCGTTTTGCTATTGTGCGTATGAAAACGATCACCGATGCCGTCATGCTTTCGACGGTCGGACCAGCTCAAAACTAG